The following proteins come from a genomic window of Anopheles ziemanni chromosome 3, idAnoZiCoDA_A2_x.2, whole genome shotgun sequence:
- the LOC131288551 gene encoding zinc finger protein ZFP2-like: MNGLSLSQAGEKPKIIYLDRICRTCLVEKEKDQLKDLFAQSLAEAIMNCSGVSISESDGLPCHICIDCCIEVERCFNFRQMSEQSDATIRSLIEKSVIIKQDSETKYEVLNVVLTDSDGNTETSAVVVPIEELRFQLVNTSNTPIEHPFPESISSPIAESYTLSSAPLDGTISDEKKSHPNSPEEDCSLQLNPSDLLNEPPPTPPPGNSLAMKYSISTAPVRDSRESVIYKNLKQELSEFIGNSCGAISKETALVDDNEDDEIINVDYLKDALTEEYIQNMEHQLASSVSAATEEEMEQEHLNNLIHASMEAEAPHYSQKNWDLHPENTLHCNVCDIQFTERRLYRKHVKRKHSEKRFECNHCPKKFAEKSLLKNHMLRHTGEKTHICDVCKARFYEKSLLNVHMRRHTGTKPYACDKCDKSFTTRSILTTHQKVHNDPRPYLCSVCEKSFKLSWQLKAHERIHTNEKPFECPYCPKRFNQNGNLVVHIRTHSGEKPFKCKLCDKAYPSQGELRGHMRQHTGEKKAKKVLCNVCNKAFPANHDLAIHMRTHTKEKPFACNVCEKRFMLHVHLTVHMRSHTGEKPFACTLCEKAFPTSYQLKMHNYVHTGEKNYACDVCNRKFSSSANRNTHRKTHDRKIS, encoded by the exons ATGAATGGACTATCACTGTCTCAGGCAGGAGAGAAACCGAAAATTATATATTTGGATCGAATTTGTAGAACATGTCTggtagaaaaggaaaaggatcaGTTAAAGGACCTGTTCGCACAAAGTCTAGCTGAAGCAATCATGAACTGCTCCGGAGTTTCA atTTCAGAATCGGATGGTCTGCCATGTCATATCTGCATAGATTGCTGCATTGAAGTAGAAAGGTGTTTCAACTTCCGACAAATGAGTGAACAATCGGATGCCACCATAAGATCTTTGATAGAAAAATCAGTTATCATAAAGCAGGACAGTGAGACAAAGTATGAAGTATTAAATGTAGTCCTCACTGATTCGGACGGCAACACCGAAACTTCGGCCGTAGTCGTTCCAATCGAGGAGCTGCGCTTCCAACTAGTAAATACAAGTAACACTCCAATTGAACATCCTTTTCCCGAGTCGATCAGTAGTCCCATAGCAGAATCGTACACATTAAGCTCTGCTCCCTTGGATGGCACCATTtctgatgaaaaaaaatctcaccCAAATAGCCCTGAAGAGGACTGTTCATTACAGCTCAATCCTAGTGATCTACTGAATGAGCCTCCTCCTACTCCTCCACCCGGAAACAGCTTGGCCATGAAATACAGTATAAGCACAGCGCCAGTGAGGGATTCAAGAGAATcagtaatttataaaaatctaAAACAGGAACTCTCTGAATTCATAGGAAATAGTTGTGGAGCAATATCGAAAGAAACTGCATTGGTTGATGATAATGAAGACGATGAAATCATTAACGTGGACTATCTGAAAGATGCCTTAACAGAAGAATATATTCAGAACATGGAACATCAGTTAGCATCCTCCGTTTCCGCTGCTACTGAGGAGGAGATGGAACAGGAACATTTGAACAATTTGATACACGCATCAATGGAAGCAGAGGCACCGCACTACTCTCAGAAAAACTGGGACCTCCATCCAGAAAACACGCTACATTGTAACGTCTGTGATATACAGTTTACAGAACGCCGGCTTTATCGCAAACACGTCAAACGAAAGCATTCCGAG AAACGATTCGAGTGCAACCACTGCCCAAAGAAGTTTGCAGAAAAATCGCTACTAAAGAATCATATGCTTCGTCATACTGGCGAGAAGACGCACATTTGTGATGTGTGCAAGGCAcgtttttacgaaaaatcgctGTTAAATGTCCACATGCGACGGCATACCGGAACGAAACCGTATGCGTGTGACAAGTGTGATAAAAGTTTTacaactcgcagcatcttaacgaCCCATCAGAAGGTGCATAATGATCCACGTCCGTACTTGTGTAGCGTTTGTGAGAAATCATTCAAACTATCCTGGCAGCTTAAAGCACATGAGCGAATACACACCAACGAAAAGCCTTTTGAATGTCCGTACTGCCCAAAACGCTTCAATCAAAACGGTAACCTAGTGGTGCACATCCGGACGCACTCCGGAGAGAAACCGTTCAAGTGCAAGCTCTGCGATAAGGCTTATCCTAGTCAGGGCGAATTAAGG GGACATATGAGGCAGCATACTGGAGAGAAAAAGGCGAAAAAGGTTTTATGTAATGTTTGTAACAAAGCTTTTCCTGCGAACCACGACCTAGCCATCCATATGCGCACCCACACAAAGGAAAAGCCGTTTGCCTGTAACGTTTGTGAGAAAAGATTTATGCTACACGTGCATCTTACTGTGCACATGCGATCCCACACAGGCGAAAAGCCATTTGCTTGCACATTGTGCGAAAAGG CTTTTCCCACCAGCTATCAATTAAAAATGCACAACTATGTACATACGGGCGAGAAAAACTATGCGTGCGACGTCTGCAATCGAAAGTTCAGCAGTTCAGCTAACCGAAACACGCACCGGAAAACGCATGATCGAAAAATTTCCTGA